In Desulforhopalus sp., the genomic stretch CCGGTTGATGAATCATGATTCTGGCATTGGGTAGTGAGTACCTTTTACCATCGGCTCCCGCAGCCAGCAAAAAGGCCCCCATCGACGCTGCCTGGCCCATGCAAAGAGTAGCAATATCGCATTTGACGTATTGCATGGTGTCGTAAATAGCCATGCCAGCGGTAACTGACCCACCAGGGGAATTGATATAAAAGGTTATATCTTTTTCTGGATCCTCTGCTTCGAGAAACAACAACTGGGCAACTATCACATTGGCCACATCGTCATTGACTCCTGAACCAAGGAATATAATGCGTTCTTTGAGCAGTCGCGAGTAGATATCATAGGCACGCTCACCACGCGGGCTCTGCTCAATTACCATCGGCACAAGATTCATCAACCACACTCCTTCATTTCGTTATTCAAGAAGACCAAAAAGAACGACTGTAAAAGGCGCAGAGCCTTTTACAGTCGCAATTTTCTTAATCCATCGACACAACCAGTGAGGCTCCCCACTGGGAATATGCCCAATATAAGATCTTTCTATTCGGATGCAAGATCTCTATCAGCTTTCTGTAGCAACGTCAGTACCAGCAACCGCCGCCGCGGCGGGACCGTCGATAAAAATCGTCTGCTCCTTCAGGAAAGCGAGAATTTTTTCATTCAGCAGCTCATCGATGAAGGGCAGGAGATAATCGCGATTCTGAAAGTATTCCTTCACGGTGGCAACAGGCATATTGTACATTCCAGCAATGCGCATGAACCCACGTTCCATATCTTCGTCGACGAGCTTAATGCCTTCTGTCTCGGCAATTTTCTTCAAGATGAAGTCACCCTGTACCCGTTTCTTCGCAAGTTCGGCTTTCTGCTCCATCAGAGTTTCCCGGCTAAGTCCAGCTGCCTCAAGGCTCAACCCATTCTTTTCAAGCTGCTCTTCGGTCTGCTTGATCATCTGATTAATCTCAAAGGTGACAAGGCGTTTTGGCAGTTCAAACTCATGAGTTTCAATCAGTTTTTGCATAATCCGATCGGTAGTTGTACCTTCAGCCCTGTCCTGACGCACCTTGGTAAGCCGCTCCCGGATGGAGGTCTTCAGCTCCTCGAGGGTGCTGAATTCTTCGCCGGCATCCTTGGCAAATTCGTCATCGATGGTTGCCAGGACTCGCTCCTTAATATCCTTAACTTTTATACGAAATTCGATCTTCTTGCCTTTTAAGATCGGATTTGGATGGCTCTCTGGAAAGTCAATTTCTTGCGAACCTTCTTCGTCCTTATTCTTGCCAATGAGCATTGTCTCAAACTCAGCCCCCATCTCTCCCGATCCGATATCAACTGAGAAATTCTCATTTTTCACCTGGGGCATGGCGGTGCCTTCATGGTATCCCTGAAAATCGATCATTACCACATCGCCATTCTGGGCAGGCCTATCGGTTACTGAACGGAG encodes the following:
- the clpP gene encoding ATP-dependent Clp endopeptidase proteolytic subunit ClpP, producing the protein MNLVPMVIEQSPRGERAYDIYSRLLKERIIFLGSGVNDDVANVIVAQLLFLEAEDPEKDITFYINSPGGSVTAGMAIYDTMQYVKCDIATLCMGQAASMGAFLLAAGADGKRYSLPNARIMIHQPAGGFQGQATDIDIQAKEILRMKRDLNRLLAHHTKTSLEKVSSDTERDFFMSAEEAQQYGIIDKVLSNREELVEEK
- the tig gene encoding trigger factor translates to MNVQVEEIGALTRKVTITLPAELVQAKLKEAYDKVRHEVRLKGFRRGKVPKDIILKQFKNQVEGETSEKLVQDNYFTAIEKEGIDPIVHPDIKSVKYNDDGSFTFVVEVDIRPNFTLGQYKGLEVEKVEVLVTDEEVQLALEEKQKAMAALRSVTDRPAQNGDVVMIDFQGYHEGTAMPQVKNENFSVDIGSGEMGAEFETMLIGKNKDEEGSQEIDFPESHPNPILKGKKIEFRIKVKDIKERVLATIDDEFAKDAGEEFSTLEELKTSIRERLTKVRQDRAEGTTTDRIMQKLIETHEFELPKRLVTFEINQMIKQTEEQLEKNGLSLEAAGLSRETLMEQKAELAKKRVQGDFILKKIAETEGIKLVDEDMERGFMRIAGMYNMPVATVKEYFQNRDYLLPFIDELLNEKILAFLKEQTIFIDGPAAAAVAGTDVATES